One stretch of Zhihengliuella flava DNA includes these proteins:
- a CDS encoding M18 family aminopeptidase produces MAEQSTLSAARDISDAAREHARDLGAFVAASPSSYHAAAEAARRLSEAGFTGLDEVDEFGREPGGYYVVRDGAIIAWVVPEGAGPRTGFHLLGSHTDSPSFKLKPKPTIGAHGWLQAGVEVYGGPLLNSWLDRELLLAGRLVLTDGTEVLTRTDPLLRFPQLAIHLDRQVNDGLTLDKQRHMNPVWGTGVPSQEDLLGVLADAAGVEAAQIGGYDVVVADAQPAAEFGQDGAFFASGRLDNLSSMHASVVALVEHARAGGGEHIAMLTAFDHEEIGSGSRSGASGPFLQEVLERIGNAFGASDSDRYRAYADSVCVSADAGHSIHPNYPERHDPANQPLLGAGPLLKINANQRYATDGVGAALWSRLCAEAEVPYQEFVSNNMMPCGSTIGPLTATRLGIRTLDVGIPLLSMHSAREMCGVADPWRLARVGVRLFAS; encoded by the coding sequence TTGGCAGAGCAGAGCACCCTGAGTGCCGCACGGGACATTAGCGATGCAGCGCGCGAGCACGCCCGCGACTTGGGGGCGTTTGTGGCCGCGTCGCCGTCGAGTTACCACGCGGCCGCCGAGGCGGCGCGCCGGCTGAGCGAGGCCGGCTTTACCGGGCTCGACGAGGTGGACGAGTTCGGTCGTGAACCGGGTGGCTACTACGTGGTGCGCGACGGCGCGATCATCGCGTGGGTGGTCCCGGAGGGGGCGGGCCCGCGCACGGGCTTTCACCTGCTGGGCTCGCACACCGATTCGCCGTCGTTCAAACTCAAGCCCAAGCCGACCATTGGTGCGCACGGGTGGCTGCAGGCCGGCGTCGAGGTCTATGGCGGCCCGCTGCTGAACTCGTGGCTGGACCGCGAGCTGCTGTTGGCCGGGCGGCTGGTGCTGACTGACGGCACCGAGGTGCTGACCCGTACCGATCCGCTGTTGCGCTTTCCGCAGTTGGCCATCCACCTCGACCGGCAGGTCAACGATGGCCTGACCCTGGATAAGCAGCGCCACATGAACCCGGTGTGGGGGACCGGCGTGCCGAGCCAAGAGGACCTGCTGGGCGTGCTGGCCGACGCCGCTGGCGTGGAGGCGGCACAGATCGGTGGGTACGACGTCGTGGTGGCGGACGCTCAGCCGGCGGCCGAGTTCGGGCAGGACGGCGCGTTCTTCGCCTCCGGCCGCCTGGATAACCTCTCCTCGATGCACGCCTCCGTGGTGGCGCTGGTGGAGCATGCCCGCGCCGGCGGGGGCGAGCACATCGCCATGCTGACGGCGTTCGATCACGAGGAGATCGGTTCCGGATCCCGTTCCGGGGCCTCGGGGCCGTTCCTGCAAGAGGTCCTCGAGCGGATCGGCAACGCGTTCGGGGCCAGCGATTCGGATCGCTACCGCGCCTACGCGGACTCGGTGTGCGTTTCCGCGGACGCGGGCCACTCGATTCATCCGAACTACCCGGAGCGGCATGACCCGGCCAACCAGCCGCTGCTCGGCGCTGGCCCGCTGCTGAAGATCAACGCGAATCAGCGCTACGCCACCGACGGCGTGGGCGCGGCCCTGTGGTCCCGGCTCTGCGCCGAGGCGGAGGTGCCGTACCAAGAGTTCGTCTCCAACAACATGATGCCGTGCGGCTCCACGATCGGCCCGCTGACCGCCACCCGCCTGGGTATCCGCACGCTCGACGTCGGCATTCCGCTCCTGTCGATGCATTCCGCGCGGGAGATGTGCGGCGTGGCGGACCCGTGGCGGCTGGCCAGGGTGGGCGTGCGGTTGTTCGCGAGCTAA
- a CDS encoding response regulator, whose translation MTRVLLVDDQPLLRVGFSLILEAEEGLEVVAEASDGLEAIAAVAEHAPDVVLMDVRMPRLDGIEATRRIVAEHPETRVIILTTFDVDEYAFDGLRAGASAFLLKDVAPAELVQAVRVVASGDAVVAPRVTQRLLETYVRVAPGAGASAQAPEPAEAPPEDPLLQDLTAREREVLTVLAEGLSNAEIAHKFFLSEATVKTHVRRILTKLHLRDRVQAVVYAYETGLVVPTQGLDY comes from the coding sequence ATGACGCGCGTGTTATTGGTGGACGACCAGCCGCTGCTGCGCGTCGGATTCTCGCTGATTCTGGAGGCCGAGGAGGGCCTGGAGGTGGTCGCCGAGGCCTCGGACGGGCTCGAGGCGATCGCCGCCGTGGCCGAGCACGCACCCGACGTCGTGCTGATGGACGTTCGGATGCCCCGGCTGGACGGCATCGAGGCGACCCGGCGGATCGTCGCCGAGCATCCAGAGACCCGCGTCATTATTCTCACCACCTTTGATGTGGACGAGTACGCCTTCGACGGGTTGCGAGCCGGCGCGTCCGCCTTCCTGCTGAAGGACGTGGCGCCGGCCGAACTGGTCCAGGCCGTCCGGGTGGTGGCCAGCGGTGACGCCGTCGTGGCGCCGCGCGTGACCCAGCGGCTGCTGGAAACGTACGTGCGGGTGGCGCCGGGAGCCGGTGCGTCGGCCCAGGCTCCCGAGCCCGCGGAGGCTCCGCCGGAGGATCCGTTGTTGCAGGACCTCACGGCGCGCGAGCGGGAGGTGTTGACCGTGCTGGCCGAGGGGCTGTCCAATGCGGAAATTGCGCACAAGTTCTTCCTCTCCGAGGCCACGGTCAAGACTCACGTGCGCCGCATCCTGACCAAGTTGCACCTGCGGGACCGCGTGCAGGCCGTCGTCTACGCGTACGAGACCGGCCTGGTGGTCCCCACGCAGGGGCTGGACTACTAA
- a CDS encoding sensor histidine kinase: protein MENRPATGTAESVRVSFAELAERRRGPVRRLLHRRPAVGDALVVALYLCVTALGLIAAAPGHALWPLAVVGCVGIALWFRRRAPFAVLSFIAATTLVFMVVDPFHGVISIGLWFALYTAGTKYAARRMIALAVLISAGQVLMMALWVIPHLQGTPHEPHDGIVIGRSEAPILIGVAVLLLAANLLATGIGAVVRANRLHQAELANWGLRVSRLAQTAERNRIAREMHDVVAHSLSVMIALSDGAGVVMEKSPDRARGVLGELSATGRTALRDMRRVIGVLRDDSGAPLHPQPAHSSIPELLEGFRAAGLPLSYTHSGHPLPEDPGLRLTVYRIIQESLTNVLRYGRDVTAVTVECTVTADAVRVRVHDDGRSGEARPQVGAGAGLRGIAERVAIYDGDVTAGPGEQGGWTVDARLAVNAETCPEPGGADPRGGRPRQEPGTEETRGARES, encoded by the coding sequence ATGGAGAACAGACCGGCTACGGGCACCGCCGAATCGGTACGCGTCAGCTTCGCCGAGCTGGCCGAGCGCCGCCGCGGCCCCGTGCGCCGTCTGCTCCACCGCCGCCCCGCTGTGGGCGACGCGCTCGTCGTCGCCCTCTATCTGTGTGTCACCGCGCTGGGCCTGATCGCCGCGGCCCCCGGCCACGCGCTCTGGCCACTCGCCGTGGTCGGCTGCGTCGGGATCGCCCTCTGGTTCCGGCGCCGGGCCCCGTTCGCAGTGCTGTCCTTCATCGCCGCCACGACCTTGGTGTTCATGGTGGTGGACCCGTTCCACGGGGTGATCAGCATCGGCCTGTGGTTTGCGCTGTATACGGCCGGCACCAAGTATGCCGCCCGCCGCATGATCGCTCTGGCCGTCCTGATCAGCGCCGGCCAGGTCCTCATGATGGCCCTCTGGGTCATCCCGCACCTGCAGGGCACGCCCCATGAGCCGCACGACGGGATTGTCATCGGCCGCAGTGAGGCCCCCATTCTGATCGGCGTTGCGGTGCTCCTGCTGGCCGCGAACCTGCTCGCGACGGGCATCGGCGCCGTCGTGCGCGCCAATCGCCTGCACCAGGCGGAGTTGGCCAACTGGGGCCTGCGCGTCTCCCGCCTGGCCCAAACGGCGGAACGGAACCGCATTGCCCGGGAAATGCACGACGTCGTCGCGCACTCCCTGTCCGTGATGATTGCCCTCTCCGACGGGGCCGGCGTCGTGATGGAGAAGAGCCCCGACCGCGCCCGCGGGGTCCTCGGTGAGCTCTCAGCGACCGGCCGGACGGCGCTGCGGGACATGCGCCGGGTCATCGGCGTCTTGCGGGATGACTCCGGGGCACCGCTGCATCCACAACCGGCCCATTCGTCCATTCCCGAGCTCCTGGAAGGGTTTCGGGCCGCGGGCCTGCCCCTGAGCTACACCCATTCCGGGCATCCATTGCCGGAGGATCCCGGCCTGCGGTTGACCGTGTACCGGATCATTCAGGAATCCCTCACCAACGTGTTGCGCTATGGGCGTGACGTGACGGCGGTGACGGTGGAATGCACCGTGACCGCCGACGCGGTTCGGGTGAGGGTGCACGACGACGGACGCTCCGGTGAGGCCCGCCCGCAAGTGGGTGCCGGCGCAGGCTTGCGCGGCATTGCCGAACGGGTGGCGATCTACGATGGAGACGTGACGGCCGGTCCGGGGGAGCAGGGTGGCTGGACGGTGGACGCGCGCCTGGCCGTGAATGCGGAGACTTGCCCCGAGCCAGGCGGCGCCGATCCACGCGGCGGACGGCCGCGTCAGGAGCCGGGAACCGAAGAAACGAGAGGGGCGCGGGAGTCATGA
- a CDS encoding ABC transporter permease — translation MIATAEAPRRDRAAARGVAHPTSLLRVIRSEVIKLFTVPAPLVLLLCVILLSVGLAALTAWASGAFMADMVDQAGAPEISATTHIYSGVAFAQLITGALGVVVGSTEFSTGMSRTTFTAVPRRLSVFFAKVVVLGVVSALTALIAFAASAAVVAPIAGHYSMELDLLGAAAQQDLWASVAYLVATALIGLALGMLLRNAAGGIVILAALLFVLPIAFMMIGNDFFSTLAAYLPDAAYSAISSSALSAEDAAAMGVAEPLPVWQAWLTLGAWVVAPLVAAGAVLRWRDL, via the coding sequence ATGATCGCCACCGCCGAAGCACCCCGCCGGGATCGCGCCGCGGCCCGCGGCGTGGCCCACCCCACCTCGCTGCTGCGCGTCATCCGCTCCGAGGTCATCAAGCTGTTCACCGTTCCCGCACCGCTCGTGCTGCTGCTGTGCGTGATTCTCCTGTCCGTGGGCCTCGCGGCCCTGACCGCCTGGGCGTCCGGCGCCTTCATGGCGGACATGGTGGACCAAGCCGGTGCCCCGGAGATCTCCGCCACGACGCACATCTACTCGGGCGTCGCGTTCGCGCAGCTGATCACCGGCGCCCTCGGCGTGGTGGTGGGCAGCACCGAGTTCAGCACCGGCATGTCCCGCACCACCTTCACCGCCGTCCCACGCCGACTCAGCGTGTTCTTCGCCAAAGTGGTGGTGCTCGGCGTGGTTTCCGCGCTCACGGCGCTGATCGCGTTCGCCGCGTCCGCCGCCGTCGTCGCCCCGATCGCCGGACACTACTCGATGGAGCTGGACCTGTTGGGCGCCGCTGCGCAACAGGACTTGTGGGCTTCGGTAGCCTATTTAGTAGCAACGGCCCTGATCGGGCTAGCGTTAGGGATGCTGCTGCGCAATGCTGCCGGGGGCATCGTGATCTTGGCGGCGCTGCTGTTCGTGCTGCCGATCGCCTTCATGATGATCGGTAACGACTTCTTCAGCACGCTGGCCGCCTACTTGCCGGATGCCGCCTACTCGGCGATCTCCAGCTCGGCCCTCAGTGCAGAAGACGCCGCGGCCATGGGCGTGGCCGAGCCCCTGCCCGTGTGGCAGGCCTGGCTCACGCTGGGCGCCTGGGTGGTGGCACCGCTCGTCGCCGCTGGCGCAGTCCTGCGCTGGCGCGACCTCTAA
- a CDS encoding ABC transporter ATP-binding protein, whose product MIEVSALTKDYGSKRAVDNVSFTVHPGRVTGFLGPNGAGKSTTMRMIMGLDRPTSGTATVAGRPLRQHPAPLAVAAALLEAKGVHKSRSARNHLRAIAATHSVAATRVDEVIELTGLAQVARKRVGGFSLGMGQRLGIAAALLGDPQTLILDEPVNGLDPEGVLWVRNLARHLAAEGRTVFLSSHLMSEMAQTAHHLIVIGRGRILADTGIDEFLAGGGQRTLVRTDDVESLMRVIAAEGVTTTATAPNTVEVTGLDPRAIAAAALENRILLYELTPQNTSLEDAYMELTQSEVEYVSGGMK is encoded by the coding sequence ATGATCGAGGTCAGCGCACTCACCAAGGACTATGGTTCCAAGCGCGCCGTCGACAACGTCAGCTTCACCGTGCACCCGGGCCGGGTTACCGGTTTCCTGGGGCCCAACGGGGCCGGCAAATCGACGACGATGCGCATGATTATGGGCCTCGACCGGCCTACCAGTGGCACCGCCACCGTCGCGGGACGACCTTTGCGTCAGCATCCTGCCCCGCTGGCTGTGGCCGCGGCCCTGCTGGAGGCCAAGGGGGTGCACAAGTCCCGCAGCGCCCGCAATCACCTCCGGGCCATCGCCGCCACCCATTCGGTCGCCGCGACGCGCGTCGACGAGGTCATCGAACTCACCGGCCTGGCCCAAGTGGCCCGCAAGCGGGTCGGCGGGTTCTCCCTCGGCATGGGCCAGCGCCTCGGCATCGCCGCCGCGCTGCTCGGTGACCCGCAGACACTCATCTTGGACGAACCCGTCAACGGGCTGGATCCCGAAGGCGTGCTGTGGGTGCGCAATTTGGCCCGGCACCTCGCTGCCGAGGGCCGGACGGTTTTCCTCTCCTCCCACCTGATGAGCGAGATGGCGCAGACCGCCCACCACCTGATCGTCATCGGCCGCGGCCGCATCCTGGCGGATACGGGCATCGACGAGTTCCTCGCCGGCGGTGGGCAGCGCACCCTCGTGCGCACGGACGACGTCGAATCCCTCATGCGCGTCATCGCCGCCGAGGGCGTCACGACGACGGCCACCGCGCCGAACACGGTGGAGGTCACCGGGCTCGACCCGCGAGCGATCGCCGCCGCCGCGCTGGAGAACCGGATTCTGCTCTACGAGCTGACCCCGCAGAACACGTCCCTCGAGGACGCCTACATGGAGCTGACCCAGTCCGAGGTTGAATACGTTTCCGGAGGGATGAAATGA
- a CDS encoding phytoene desaturase family protein, whose amino-acid sequence MDRRGARTGAAAPVAGVQRSPASWCGSGDDAGGGRVVTADAAVVGSGPNGLAAALTLARAGWRVRVYEAAAHLGGASATQRVDGALHDLGSAVHPTAAVSPFFGQVGLTDAVDFVTPEISYAHPLGAGPSGGAASVLIFRDYERTLESLGRQSAAARAYARVVGPLAAEGPALGRLFLGDPLATRGACLWQERTTALRLARSLAAAYQPHMPLEVSAALEGVRAHIPGGSYSPAATVAGLFLSALAHHGWPVPVGGSGAIIAALAAQIEDLCGDGWYELGREVTDPHELSEPVVLWAAAPEALAGAPAPARGPGSAVVHLTTDAPIPWADPRLARAGTVHLGGPAAALRRSERAAARRFDPANPYVLLSQPSQFDATRAPAGTHVLWAYVHVPAGAGLTDLGGEDAVIGAVTRQIERQAPGFADTVTRAWVRSPRELVRGNPALIGGDISGGLTGVGGMAYRLRRTASGSSAGGAYLASSSAWPGPAVHGMAGHLAAVRALADAA is encoded by the coding sequence GTGGATCGCCGCGGCGCGCGCACGGGTGCTGCCGCGCCGGTGGCAGGGGTCCAGCGCTCGCCGGCCAGCTGGTGCGGGTCAGGTGACGACGCCGGCGGCGGACGCGTCGTGACGGCCGACGCCGCCGTCGTCGGTTCCGGTCCCAATGGGCTGGCCGCCGCCCTGACGCTCGCCCGCGCCGGGTGGCGCGTGCGCGTCTACGAGGCGGCCGCACACCTCGGCGGGGCCAGCGCGACCCAGCGCGTCGACGGCGCCCTGCACGATCTGGGCTCCGCGGTGCACCCCACGGCGGCCGTGTCCCCCTTTTTCGGCCAAGTGGGCCTCACCGACGCGGTGGACTTCGTCACCCCGGAGATTTCCTACGCGCACCCGTTGGGTGCCGGACCGTCCGGCGGTGCCGCGTCCGTCCTGATTTTTCGGGACTACGAGCGCACGCTCGAGTCGCTCGGCCGCCAGTCCGCGGCCGCTCGAGCCTATGCGCGCGTCGTGGGTCCGCTGGCCGCTGAGGGTCCCGCTCTCGGGCGGCTCTTCCTCGGCGACCCGCTGGCCACCCGTGGCGCCTGTCTGTGGCAGGAGCGAACGACGGCGCTGCGGCTGGCGCGGTCCCTGGCCGCTGCGTACCAGCCACATATGCCGTTAGAGGTATCCGCCGCGTTGGAGGGCGTGCGGGCTCATATTCCCGGTGGCTCATACTCGCCCGCAGCGACCGTGGCGGGGCTGTTCCTCAGCGCGCTGGCCCACCACGGGTGGCCCGTGCCGGTGGGCGGATCCGGGGCCATCATCGCCGCGCTCGCGGCACAGATCGAGGACCTCTGTGGTGACGGCTGGTACGAGCTGGGGCGGGAGGTGACCGATCCCCACGAGCTTTCCGAGCCCGTGGTGCTGTGGGCGGCGGCTCCCGAGGCGCTCGCCGGTGCGCCGGCACCGGCCCGCGGTCCCGGCAGCGCCGTCGTGCACCTGACGACCGACGCGCCGATCCCCTGGGCCGACCCCCGCCTGGCCCGCGCCGGAACCGTCCACCTCGGCGGGCCCGCCGCCGCGCTGCGCCGTAGCGAACGAGCCGCCGCCCGCCGCTTCGACCCGGCGAACCCCTACGTCCTGCTCAGCCAGCCCAGCCAGTTCGACGCCACGCGGGCGCCGGCCGGGACCCACGTGCTCTGGGCGTACGTGCACGTGCCCGCGGGAGCCGGCCTGACGGACCTCGGTGGAGAGGACGCCGTGATCGGCGCCGTCACCCGCCAGATCGAGCGGCAGGCGCCGGGCTTCGCGGACACCGTGACCCGCGCTTGGGTGCGCTCACCCCGGGAACTTGTCAGGGGTAATCCGGCCCTGATCGGCGGGGACATCTCCGGAGGGCTGACGGGCGTGGGCGGCATGGCGTACCGGCTACGGCGCACCGCCTCCGGTTCATCGGCCGGCGGCGCGTACCTCGCGTCGTCGTCCGCGTGGCCCGGCCCCGCCGTCCACGGCATGGCCGGCCACCTGGCCGCCGTGCGCGCCCTAGCGGACGCCGCGTAG
- a CDS encoding glycosyltransferase family 87 protein, producing the protein MTERRESQGQGRVTVPTRNDPLLRRFTEVIGGPLGRRTEPGVTPTGFFTIERVLILMTLVGALAAVAAKNACRVGGWSGSNAYMWACYSDLPPLFHARGFAENPFAPFAADANFEYPVLMSFVASVTSLPIVPGEYDRALAYFDLNVLFIAALWIAVVIMTARSAGRRPWDAAMVALAPGMILASTINWDLWAVAALSGAVLAFSRHRLILAGVMVGLGTATKLFPVLFLGAVLVLAVRSGKLRVFWITAAAAAGTWLAVNLPAMLISFEGWKVFWTFTREREAGWSSVWHAWNTIASATGAPAMSAETINSAGFLAFLGCCVVIALLGVVAPQRPRMVQLVFLIVASFVLCNKVYSPQFVVWLIPLAALAWPRWRDFLVWQFIEALHFFAIWAYLYQLTAGLEAQHAVGPAAYVLAVFGHMAALLYLMGRVVHSLWVPSADPVRRVGQDDPTGGPFAGAEDAAWIAAARARVLPRRWQGSSARRPAGAGQVTTPAADAS; encoded by the coding sequence ATGACGGAGCGCCGCGAATCCCAGGGTCAGGGCAGGGTGACGGTTCCGACCCGCAATGACCCGCTGCTGCGGCGCTTCACCGAGGTGATCGGCGGCCCACTGGGACGCCGCACCGAGCCCGGCGTCACCCCGACGGGTTTCTTCACGATCGAGCGCGTGCTGATCCTCATGACCCTTGTCGGCGCGCTCGCGGCCGTCGCCGCGAAGAACGCGTGCCGGGTGGGTGGCTGGAGCGGAAGCAACGCCTACATGTGGGCCTGTTATTCGGACCTGCCGCCGCTCTTCCATGCCCGCGGATTCGCCGAGAATCCCTTCGCCCCGTTCGCCGCGGACGCGAACTTCGAGTACCCCGTGCTCATGTCCTTCGTCGCTTCCGTGACCTCGTTGCCCATCGTCCCGGGGGAGTACGACCGGGCGCTGGCCTACTTCGACCTGAACGTGCTGTTCATCGCGGCCCTGTGGATCGCCGTGGTGATCATGACGGCACGTTCGGCCGGGCGCCGCCCGTGGGACGCGGCCATGGTGGCGCTGGCGCCGGGCATGATCCTGGCCTCCACCATCAACTGGGACCTGTGGGCCGTCGCCGCGCTCTCCGGCGCCGTGTTGGCTTTTTCCCGTCACCGGCTGATCCTCGCTGGCGTGATGGTGGGGCTCGGGACCGCCACCAAGCTCTTCCCCGTCCTGTTCCTCGGTGCGGTGCTGGTGCTGGCCGTGCGCTCGGGCAAGCTACGCGTTTTCTGGATCACCGCGGCCGCGGCGGCCGGCACGTGGTTGGCCGTGAACCTTCCGGCCATGCTCATCAGTTTTGAGGGCTGGAAGGTGTTCTGGACCTTCACCCGCGAGCGGGAGGCTGGTTGGTCCTCGGTGTGGCACGCCTGGAACACCATTGCCTCCGCCACCGGTGCGCCGGCTATGAGCGCCGAGACCATTAATTCGGCCGGGTTCTTGGCGTTCCTGGGCTGTTGCGTGGTGATCGCGCTGCTGGGCGTCGTGGCCCCGCAGCGCCCCCGGATGGTCCAACTGGTGTTCCTGATCGTCGCCTCGTTCGTCCTGTGCAACAAGGTGTACTCGCCGCAGTTCGTGGTGTGGCTCATCCCGCTGGCGGCGCTGGCGTGGCCGCGATGGCGGGATTTTCTGGTGTGGCAGTTCATCGAGGCCCTGCACTTCTTTGCCATCTGGGCGTACCTGTATCAGCTCACGGCAGGGCTGGAGGCGCAGCACGCGGTGGGCCCCGCCGCGTACGTCTTGGCGGTGTTCGGGCACATGGCCGCGCTGCTGTACCTCATGGGCCGCGTGGTCCATAGCCTGTGGGTGCCGTCCGCGGACCCCGTCCGCCGGGTCGGTCAGGACGATCCCACCGGTGGGCCGTTCGCCGGCGCCGAGGACGCGGCGTGGATCGCCGCGGCGCGCGCACGGGTGCTGCCGCGCCGGTGGCAGGGGTCCAGCGCTCGCCGGCCAGCTGGTGCGGGTCAGGTGACGACGCCGGCGGCGGACGCGTCGTGA
- a CDS encoding ROK family protein has protein sequence MSGTSPEFAIGIDIGGTKIAAGLVDAQGRIVAAAKHQTPRHDPAAVEAAVAAVVAEVGHDAADAPVGVGAAGWMNAEGTEVLFSPHLAWRNEPLQERLERTLDRPVILTNDADAAAIAEHRFGAARGESHLVLLTLGTGIGGAIVINGELRRGRFGVAGEFGHQTIVPEGHRCACGNRGCWEQYASGNALGREGRTLVAAKSPVAYALREAVGDDPEQVTGALVTRLAAAGDPACRDLIVEMGGWLGLGLANLAAVLDPGTFVIGGGLGAASDELIATADARYRASLSGRGYRPYASVVRAQLGADAGLIGAADLARRSVRG, from the coding sequence ATGAGCGGTACGTCACCAGAGTTTGCCATCGGCATCGACATCGGCGGCACGAAGATCGCCGCAGGGCTTGTGGACGCTCAGGGGCGCATCGTGGCCGCCGCAAAGCATCAGACGCCGCGGCACGATCCGGCCGCCGTGGAGGCCGCCGTCGCCGCCGTCGTGGCTGAGGTGGGCCACGACGCCGCCGACGCGCCCGTTGGTGTGGGAGCGGCCGGCTGGATGAACGCCGAAGGCACGGAAGTCCTGTTCAGCCCGCACCTGGCCTGGCGCAACGAGCCGCTGCAGGAGCGCCTCGAACGCACGCTCGATCGGCCCGTGATCTTGACCAACGACGCCGACGCGGCCGCGATTGCCGAGCACCGGTTCGGCGCCGCGCGCGGCGAGAGCCACTTGGTGTTGCTGACCCTGGGGACCGGCATCGGCGGGGCAATCGTCATTAACGGTGAGCTGCGGCGCGGCCGGTTCGGCGTGGCCGGGGAGTTTGGCCACCAAACCATCGTCCCCGAGGGGCACCGTTGCGCGTGCGGTAACCGGGGCTGCTGGGAGCAGTATGCCTCCGGCAATGCCCTGGGCCGGGAAGGCCGCACCCTGGTGGCGGCGAAGTCTCCGGTGGCCTATGCGCTGCGCGAGGCCGTCGGCGATGACCCGGAGCAGGTCACCGGGGCACTCGTCACTCGCCTCGCCGCCGCGGGGGACCCGGCCTGCCGGGACCTCATCGTGGAGATGGGTGGCTGGCTGGGGCTCGGCCTGGCCAACTTGGCGGCCGTCTTGGACCCCGGGACGTTCGTCATCGGCGGCGGCCTTGGCGCGGCGTCGGACGAGCTGATCGCCACCGCTGATGCCCGCTACCGGGCGAGCCTCAGCGGTCGGGGCTACCGGCCGTATGCGTCCGTGGTGCGGGCGCAGCTCGGGGCCGATGCCGGATTGATCGGCGCTGCCGACCTCGCTCGCCGCAGCGTGCGCGGCTAG
- a CDS encoding inositol-3-phosphate synthase: protein MSGNPIRVAIVGVGNCATSLVQGVEYYKDAAADASVPGLMHVQFGDYHVNDVQFVAAFDVDEKKVGQDLSDAILASENNTIKIAEVPATGVTVQRGPTLDGLGKYYSETITESAAEPVDVVQALKDAEVDVLVCYLPVGSEEAALFYAQAAIDAGVAFVNALPVFIAGTKEWADKFTAAGVPIVGDDIKSQIGATITHRVMAKLFEDRGVTLDRTYQLNVGGNMDFKNMLERERLESKKVSKTQAVTSNLKGELADKLDDRNVHIGPSDFVSWLDDRKWAFVRLEGRNFGDAPVSLEYKLEVWDSPNSAGVIIDAVRAAKIAKDRGIGGPILSASSYFMKSPPEQYDDDTAHAAVEAFIRGDVER from the coding sequence TTGTCAGGTAACCCCATTCGGGTCGCAATCGTCGGTGTCGGGAACTGCGCCACGTCGCTGGTTCAAGGCGTCGAGTACTACAAAGACGCCGCGGCAGACGCCTCCGTGCCCGGCCTGATGCACGTCCAGTTCGGTGATTACCACGTGAACGACGTCCAGTTTGTGGCGGCCTTCGACGTCGACGAAAAGAAGGTGGGTCAGGATCTCTCCGACGCGATCCTCGCCTCGGAGAACAACACCATCAAGATCGCTGAAGTCCCCGCCACGGGCGTGACCGTCCAGCGCGGCCCCACCCTGGACGGATTGGGCAAGTACTACAGCGAGACCATCACGGAGTCCGCTGCGGAGCCGGTCGACGTCGTGCAGGCCCTGAAGGACGCCGAGGTCGACGTCCTGGTCTGCTACCTTCCGGTTGGTTCGGAAGAGGCGGCGCTGTTCTACGCGCAGGCCGCGATCGACGCCGGTGTGGCGTTCGTGAATGCGCTGCCCGTGTTCATCGCCGGCACCAAGGAGTGGGCGGACAAGTTCACCGCGGCCGGCGTCCCGATCGTCGGCGACGACATCAAGAGCCAGATCGGCGCCACCATCACCCACCGCGTGATGGCCAAGCTGTTCGAGGACCGCGGCGTCACCCTGGACCGCACCTACCAGCTGAACGTCGGCGGCAACATGGACTTCAAGAACATGCTGGAGCGCGAGCGCCTCGAGTCCAAGAAGGTCTCCAAGACCCAGGCCGTCACGTCCAACCTGAAGGGCGAGCTGGCCGACAAGCTGGACGACCGCAATGTCCACATCGGCCCGTCCGACTTCGTGTCCTGGCTGGATGACCGCAAGTGGGCGTTCGTGCGCCTCGAGGGCCGCAACTTCGGCGACGCCCCGGTCTCGCTGGAGTACAAGCTGGAGGTGTGGGATTCGCCCAACTCGGCCGGCGTCATCATCGACGCGGTGCGCGCGGCGAAGATCGCGAAGGACCGCGGCATCGGCGGCCCGATCCTCTCCGCCTCGAGCTACTTCATGAAGTCCCCGCCCGAGCAGTACGACGACGACACCGCGCACGCGGCCGTCGAGGCCTTCATCCGCGGCGACGTCGAGCGCTAA